CCTCCGGCACCACGCCGAAGATGCTGGCCAATGAAAGTCAGGCCTGCCTGATCGGCTATGGCGGCATGCTGATGGAATCCTTCGTCGCGATTATGGCGCTGGTTTCGGCCTGCATTATCGATCCGGGCGTTTACTTTGCAATGAACAGCCCGATGGCGGTGCTGGCCCCGGCCGGTACGGCGGACGTGGTGGCCTCTGCGGCGCAGGTGGTCAGCGGCTGGGGCTTTGCTATTACCCCGGACACCCTGAGCCAGATTGCCAATGAGGTGGGCGAGCAGTCGATTATCTCCCGTGCGGGCGGGGCACCGACCCTGGCGGTGGGGATGGCCTACATTCTGCACGGCGCGCTGGGCGGCCTGATGGATGTGTCGTTCTGGTATCACTTTGCCATTTTGTTCGAGGCCCTGTTTATCCTGACGGCGGTGGATGCGGGGACCCGTGCGGCGCGCTTTATGCTGCAGGATCTGCTGGGGGTGATTTCACCTAACCTGAAACGCACCGAATCGCTGCCGGCCAACCTGCTGGCAACGGCGCTCTGCGTGCTGGCGTGGGGTTACTTCCTGCATCAGGGGGTGGTCGACCCGCTGGGCGGCATCAACACCCTGTGGCCGCTGTTCGGGATCGCGAACCAGATGCTGGCCGGTATGGCGCTGATGCTCTGCGCGGTGGTGCTGTTCAAGATGAAACGTCAGCGTTACGCCTGGGTGGCCCTGGTGCCAACGGCCTGGCTGTTGATCTGTACCCTGACCGCCGGCTGGCAGAAAGCCTTCAGCCCGGATAATAAAGTGGGCTTCCTCGCCATCGCCAACAAGTTCCAGGCGATGATCGACAGCGGTAAGATCCCGGCCCAGTACACCGAGTCGCAGCTGTCACAGCTGGTGTTTAACAACCGTCTGGATGCCGGGCTGACCATCTTCTTTATGGTGGTGGTTGTGGTGCTGGCGCTGTATTCTCTGAAGACCGCGCTGGCCGCCCTGAAACAGGACAAGCCAACGGCGAAAGAGACGCCGTATCAGCCGATGCCTGCCAACTATGAAGAGATTGTGACCCAGGCGAAAGGGGCGCATTAAAGGCAATGCCGGGTGGCGCTAGCGCTTACCCGGCCTACAATCCTTATCCCCCTCTCCCTTTGGGAGAGGGTTAGGGTGAGGGGAAACAACGAGAAACCGA
This Leclercia sp. S52 DNA region includes the following protein-coding sequences:
- the cstA gene encoding pyruvate/proton symporter CstA, coding for MNNSGKYLIWAGLSVVGAFALGYIALNRGEQINALWIVVAAVCIYLIAYRFYGQYIARNVLSVDPTRMTPAVRHNDGLDYVPTDKKVLFGHHFAAIAGAGPLVGPVLAAQMGYLPGMIWILAGVVLAGAVQDFMVLFVSTRRDGRSLGELVKEEMGPTAGVIALIATFMIMVIILAVLAMIVVKALTHSPWGTYTVAFTIPLAIFMGIYIRYLRPGRIGEVSVIGLFFLVFAIISGGWVAESPTWAPYFDFTGVQLTWMLVGYGFVAAVLPVWLLLAPRDYLSTFLKIGTIIGLAIGILIMRPTLTMPAVTKFIDGTGPVWTGNMFPFLFITIACGAVSGFHALIASGTTPKMLANESQACLIGYGGMLMESFVAIMALVSACIIDPGVYFAMNSPMAVLAPAGTADVVASAAQVVSGWGFAITPDTLSQIANEVGEQSIISRAGGAPTLAVGMAYILHGALGGLMDVSFWYHFAILFEALFILTAVDAGTRAARFMLQDLLGVISPNLKRTESLPANLLATALCVLAWGYFLHQGVVDPLGGINTLWPLFGIANQMLAGMALMLCAVVLFKMKRQRYAWVALVPTAWLLICTLTAGWQKAFSPDNKVGFLAIANKFQAMIDSGKIPAQYTESQLSQLVFNNRLDAGLTIFFMVVVVVLALYSLKTALAALKQDKPTAKETPYQPMPANYEEIVTQAKGAH